Proteins co-encoded in one Sandaracinaceae bacterium genomic window:
- a CDS encoding sulfatase-like hydrolase/transferase, with amino-acid sequence MTGAEQREAQPGEAHAVADWPVRALLGGLLVSVIELGFALSGNTWSLFLGNAERDAYVGLALLTGVCASTLVFGLGVLLRRVSADPVWRGWLMGGLAFAACLVLLYLLSDGRRVRDSALRLPVVALLAGGAGVVVVKASPWLEARARSGGSLALAGLFTALSCGAAAADATLLLRLYPAFHVALAVLVVLGASLAVWLLPVRLARLRQHARFRGAVRGVTVILVLAVVATPLALQRATLAPNLAFVVADYTSVTGKLLQLALRAQSEALPEGHAAGSSDGDAEPATQGGVETRSGLRLESRNVLLITVDALRADRIGGGRGLTPNLDRLAAESAVFSHAYTPTPHTSYALSSMLTGKYLRPVLELPNAPTEHVALPELLRRYGMRTAAFYPPAIFFVDAHRFEALRAGRFGFEYQKEMFASAHARVPQLREYLESVDAEQGPQREVFAWVHLFEPHEPYEPNPRFARGESAEQRYDGEVAAVDDAIQQLVRVFREHRPGATVVISADHGEEFGDHGGLYHGSTLYEEQVRIPLIWSTPGLVPARAIAAPVELVDIATTLLAALAIPRDARMRGDDLGPLLLHGEGGPAYAFAEVGDARMVTDGTHKAICESDTNRCQLYDLGADPEERRNLAGEDPVTLLRLREELGRFVGSIPRVEALALAGQQGWPEALARAELGDATAAPELVPLLGDQRSAVRAAAARLLGRLRHAPALGTLVRLRDQDADVEVRDEAALASLALGDASSADAVRAMAARDGVTLPLQRRAALALGERGDASLARVLDTWAADEGAGEDARSHVIELLGALRYTGAVPTLVALLEDVRLGPAAALALGAIGDRRAIAPLRQRLRGERYLSARAAEAAALVQLGDRAVASEIMRFLGMEQPLPGGVELLVRLGTLARPSGRGLRLSSSPQALEGAWSCTAETCAAPNGGRVNLPPSGAPRGEVQVVCAVDSPAGGSVQLGGSAQPVRAGRAQVAVRVTGPLLALAIETSPDVTLSACVVVPARPELPPPPPEPYEADESAAGAAADAGVAPTAER; translated from the coding sequence ATGACCGGTGCAGAGCAACGGGAGGCCCAGCCCGGCGAGGCCCACGCGGTGGCCGACTGGCCCGTGCGCGCGCTGCTCGGGGGGCTGCTGGTCTCGGTCATCGAGCTCGGCTTTGCGCTCTCGGGGAACACCTGGTCGCTGTTTTTGGGCAACGCCGAGCGTGATGCCTATGTGGGGCTCGCGCTGCTGACCGGCGTCTGCGCTTCCACGTTGGTGTTCGGGCTCGGGGTCTTGCTGCGTCGCGTCAGCGCCGATCCGGTGTGGCGCGGGTGGCTGATGGGGGGCCTGGCGTTCGCGGCTTGCCTGGTGCTGCTCTACCTGCTCAGCGACGGGCGCCGCGTGCGCGATTCCGCGCTTCGGTTGCCCGTGGTGGCGCTGCTCGCGGGTGGCGCCGGCGTCGTGGTCGTGAAGGCCTCTCCCTGGCTCGAAGCGCGTGCGCGCAGCGGCGGAAGCTTGGCGTTGGCGGGCCTCTTCACCGCGCTCTCGTGTGGAGCTGCGGCGGCGGACGCAACGCTCCTGCTGCGGCTCTATCCGGCGTTCCACGTGGCGCTCGCGGTGCTGGTGGTCCTCGGCGCGTCGCTCGCTGTGTGGCTGCTCCCCGTCCGGCTCGCCCGTCTTCGGCAGCACGCGCGCTTCCGTGGGGCTGTGCGGGGGGTGACCGTGATCCTGGTGCTCGCGGTCGTGGCCACCCCGCTCGCCCTGCAGCGCGCCACCCTCGCGCCCAACCTCGCCTTCGTGGTCGCGGACTACACCAGCGTCACCGGCAAGCTGCTGCAGCTCGCGCTGCGCGCACAGTCCGAGGCCCTGCCGGAGGGCCACGCGGCGGGCTCGTCCGACGGCGACGCGGAGCCAGCCACCCAGGGCGGCGTCGAGACCCGCAGCGGCCTGCGGCTCGAGTCGCGCAACGTCCTGCTCATCACGGTGGATGCCCTGCGCGCAGACCGCATCGGCGGTGGCCGCGGGCTGACCCCCAACCTGGACAGGCTGGCCGCGGAGTCGGCCGTGTTCAGCCACGCCTACACGCCCACGCCGCACACCAGCTACGCGCTCTCCAGCATGCTCACGGGCAAGTATCTGCGCCCGGTGCTGGAGCTGCCCAACGCCCCCACCGAGCACGTGGCCCTGCCCGAGCTGTTGCGGCGCTACGGCATGCGCACGGCCGCGTTCTATCCGCCCGCCATCTTCTTCGTGGACGCCCACCGCTTCGAGGCGCTGCGCGCAGGGCGCTTCGGCTTCGAGTACCAGAAGGAGATGTTCGCGTCGGCCCACGCCCGCGTCCCGCAGCTGCGCGAGTACCTCGAGTCCGTCGACGCCGAGCAGGGCCCGCAGCGCGAGGTGTTCGCGTGGGTGCACTTGTTCGAGCCGCACGAGCCCTACGAGCCCAACCCACGCTTCGCCCGCGGGGAGAGCGCCGAGCAGCGGTACGACGGGGAGGTGGCGGCCGTGGACGACGCCATCCAGCAGCTGGTGCGCGTGTTCCGCGAGCATCGGCCCGGCGCCACCGTGGTCATCAGCGCCGACCATGGCGAGGAATTCGGCGACCACGGCGGCCTCTACCACGGCTCCACGCTCTACGAGGAGCAGGTGCGCATCCCGTTGATCTGGTCCACCCCCGGCCTGGTGCCGGCGCGGGCCATCGCCGCCCCGGTGGAGCTGGTGGACATCGCCACCACGCTGCTGGCCGCGTTGGCCATCCCGCGTGATGCCCGCATGCGCGGCGACGACCTGGGGCCGCTGCTGCTGCACGGAGAGGGCGGGCCAGCCTACGCGTTCGCAGAGGTGGGTGACGCGCGCATGGTCACCGACGGCACGCACAAGGCCATCTGCGAGAGCGACACCAACCGTTGCCAGCTCTACGACCTCGGCGCGGACCCGGAAGAGCGTCGCAACCTGGCGGGCGAAGACCCAGTCACGCTCCTGCGCCTGCGCGAGGAGCTGGGGCGCTTCGTGGGCAGCATCCCGCGGGTGGAGGCGCTGGCGCTGGCGGGTCAGCAGGGCTGGCCCGAGGCCCTGGCCCGCGCGGAGCTGGGCGACGCCACGGCTGCCCCCGAGCTGGTGCCCCTGCTGGGTGACCAGCGCTCGGCCGTGCGCGCGGCGGCGGCCCGTCTGCTGGGCCGGCTGCGTCACGCCCCCGCGCTCGGCACGCTCGTGCGCCTGCGTGACCAGGATGCCGACGTGGAGGTCCGGGACGAGGCCGCGCTGGCTTCGCTCGCCCTCGGGGACGCATCCAGCGCAGACGCGGTGCGCGCCATGGCAGCACGCGACGGAGTCACGCTCCCACTCCAACGGCGCGCGGCGCTGGCGCTCGGCGAGCGCGGGGATGCCTCGCTCGCGCGCGTGCTGGACACATGGGCGGCGGACGAAGGCGCTGGGGAAGACGCGCGCAGCCACGTCATCGAGCTGCTGGGCGCGCTGCGCTACACCGGGGCGGTCCCCACGCTGGTCGCGCTGCTCGAGGACGTGCGGCTCGGCCCGGCGGCCGCCCTGGCGCTGGGTGCCATCGGAGACCGCCGTGCCATCGCACCCCTGCGTCAGCGCCTGCGCGGAGAGCGCTACCTGAGCGCTCGCGCGGCGGAGGCTGCTGCGCTGGTACAGCTCGGTGACCGTGCTGTCGCGTCCGAGATCATGCGCTTCCTCGGCATGGAGCAGCCGCTCCCGGGCGGAGTGGAGCTGCTGGTGCGGCTCGGCACACTCGCACGTCCTTCCGGCCGCGGGCTTCGGCTGTCCAGCTCGCCGCAGGCGCTCGAAGGCGCGTGGTCGTGCACGGCCGAGACGTGTGCCGCGCCCAACGGTGGGCGTGTGAACCTGCCCCCCAGCGGTGCACCCCGAGGAGAGGTCCAAGTGGTGTGTGCGGTGGACAGCCCGGCGGGCGGGAGTGTCCAGCTGGGCGGATCGGCGCAGCCCGTGCGCGCAGGGCGAGCGCAGGTGGCCGTGCGGGTCACCGGGCCGCTGCTCGCGTTGGCCATCGAGACCAGCCCGGACGTCACGCTGAGCGCGTGTGTGGTGGTGCCCGCGCGTCCCGAGCTCCCGCCACCGCCTCCCGAGCCCTACGAAGCGGACGAATCTGCTGCGGGGGCCGCTGCCGATGCCGGCGTCGCCCCGACGGCGGAGCGGTAG
- a CDS encoding DNA-directed RNA polymerase subunit omega, with amino-acid sequence MARVTVEDCLEHEENRFALVVLAARRTRELMKGAPALVASKNRPAVTALREIAKQKVHFASPVKDAVDQYIIETKIAEGL; translated from the coding sequence ATGGCACGCGTCACCGTCGAAGATTGCCTCGAGCACGAAGAGAACCGTTTTGCCCTGGTGGTGCTCGCCGCCCGTCGCACGCGTGAGCTCATGAAGGGGGCCCCCGCCCTGGTCGCCAGCAAGAACCGCCCTGCGGTCACCGCCCTGCGCGAGATCGCCAAGCAGAAGGTCCACTTCGCCTCGCCCGTGAAGGACGCCGTGGATCAGTACATCATCGAGACCAAGATCGCCGAAGGGCTCTGA
- a CDS encoding ATP-dependent DNA helicase RecG: protein MGAQKATGPAEPRDAADSAALEAVLATSVVSLPGIGKVSGQALERRGLVAVGDLLWLLPRRYDDQRVIIPIAELGPGARAMTEGVVRSVSQPPPRGGRRLSEVRLVPRPGDAPGRYGQLRLVWFHGLPGLEKRFPVGATVRVYGRVDEHRGTLTIAHPEVHVDDGMIVPRYPEIPGVTGAALRKAIRAAVARVGVFVPDAIPETYRERAGLGPVGQALVALHVPPPDLPAETLGDWNRGESPHHGRLATEELFLLELALQWRRAEEAGLPARPCPIAQDVAREHAAQLPFTLTAAQQGALHEVSADLAREQPMRRMLQGEVGSGKTAVALLASAQVVAAGAQVAWLVPTEVLAEQHFRNVSAVAARLGLTPVLLAGKLRAGERRERIGRIEDGSANVIVGTHALLSESVAFRDLAAVVVDEQHRFGVAQRLKLVDKAGARAPHLLVMTATPIPRSLALVLYGDLEVSVINALPPGRKPIITRRYPHGTRADAYRQLERALDAGGRAFVVCPTIRPSAKDQDDADDAGDAGAASPRGVEDVHAELTARFGADRVAKLHAQLDHDTRTDALARFVAGSASVLVATTIVEVGVDVPEANLMLVEDAERFGLSQLHQLRGRVGRGERQSACLLLHADELTPDAELRLAAMCATQDGFELAERDLAIRGPGQLFGVRQAGGTGFRFADLFRDLDRLQQARELARGLVSEDPRLLAPEHARTRSAVRRVLEQAVVAEESG from the coding sequence ATGGGCGCGCAGAAGGCGACGGGCCCCGCGGAGCCGAGGGATGCTGCGGACAGCGCGGCGCTCGAGGCGGTGCTCGCCACCTCGGTGGTCAGCCTTCCTGGCATCGGTAAGGTCTCTGGCCAGGCGCTCGAGCGGCGTGGGCTGGTGGCGGTGGGCGACCTGCTGTGGCTGTTGCCGCGGCGGTACGACGACCAACGGGTCATCATCCCCATCGCAGAGCTGGGCCCGGGGGCCAGGGCCATGACCGAAGGCGTGGTGCGCTCGGTCTCCCAGCCGCCGCCGCGCGGGGGGCGTCGGCTGTCGGAAGTGCGCTTGGTGCCCCGCCCTGGAGACGCGCCAGGGCGCTACGGGCAGCTCCGGCTGGTGTGGTTCCACGGGCTGCCGGGGCTCGAGAAGCGCTTCCCCGTGGGGGCCACGGTGCGGGTGTACGGTCGCGTGGACGAGCACCGCGGGACGCTGACCATCGCGCACCCGGAGGTGCACGTGGATGACGGCATGATCGTGCCGCGCTACCCCGAGATCCCCGGCGTGACCGGCGCTGCGCTGCGCAAAGCCATCCGCGCGGCCGTGGCGCGCGTGGGCGTCTTCGTGCCGGACGCCATCCCAGAAACGTATCGTGAGCGCGCGGGCCTGGGCCCCGTGGGGCAGGCGCTGGTGGCGCTGCACGTGCCACCCCCGGACCTGCCGGCCGAAACGCTGGGCGACTGGAACCGCGGCGAGAGCCCGCACCACGGGCGGCTCGCCACGGAGGAACTCTTCCTTCTGGAGCTGGCGCTGCAGTGGCGGCGCGCCGAGGAGGCGGGGCTGCCGGCGCGGCCGTGCCCCATCGCGCAGGATGTGGCCCGCGAGCACGCGGCCCAGCTGCCGTTCACGCTCACCGCCGCACAGCAGGGGGCCCTTCATGAGGTGTCGGCCGACCTCGCGCGCGAGCAGCCCATGCGCCGCATGCTGCAGGGCGAGGTGGGCAGCGGAAAGACGGCGGTGGCGCTGTTGGCCAGCGCGCAGGTGGTGGCCGCGGGGGCTCAAGTGGCGTGGCTGGTGCCCACCGAGGTGTTGGCCGAGCAGCACTTCCGCAACGTCTCGGCCGTGGCTGCACGACTGGGCCTCACGCCAGTGCTGCTGGCGGGCAAGCTGCGCGCGGGCGAGCGCCGCGAGCGCATCGGGCGCATCGAAGACGGCAGCGCCAACGTCATCGTGGGGACGCACGCGCTGCTGAGCGAGAGCGTGGCCTTCCGCGACCTGGCCGCGGTGGTGGTGGACGAGCAGCACCGCTTCGGCGTGGCGCAGCGCCTCAAGCTGGTGGACAAGGCGGGCGCGCGCGCGCCTCACCTGCTGGTCATGACCGCCACGCCCATCCCGCGCAGCCTGGCGCTGGTGCTCTACGGCGACCTCGAGGTGAGCGTCATCAACGCGCTACCTCCGGGGCGCAAGCCCATCATCACCCGGCGCTACCCGCACGGCACCCGGGCGGATGCGTACCGGCAGCTGGAGCGAGCGCTGGACGCCGGAGGCCGCGCCTTCGTGGTGTGCCCCACCATTCGCCCCAGCGCGAAGGACCAAGACGATGCCGACGATGCGGGCGATGCGGGTGCCGCGAGCCCGCGGGGCGTGGAGGACGTGCACGCCGAGCTGACCGCTCGCTTCGGTGCCGACCGGGTGGCCAAGCTGCACGCGCAGCTGGATCACGACACCCGCACGGACGCGTTGGCGCGCTTTGTGGCAGGCAGCGCGAGCGTGCTGGTGGCCACCACCATCGTGGAGGTGGGCGTGGACGTGCCCGAGGCCAACCTCATGCTGGTGGAAGACGCCGAGCGCTTCGGCCTGAGCCAGCTGCACCAGCTGCGCGGGCGGGTGGGGCGCGGCGAGCGGCAGAGCGCTTGCTTGCTGCTCCACGCCGACGAGCTCACGCCCGACGCGGAGCTGCGCCTGGCCGCCATGTGCGCCACGCAAGACGGCTTCGAGCTGGCCGAGCGGGACCTGGCCATTCGCGGCCCGGGGCAGCTGTTCGGGGTGCGCCAAGCGGGTGGCACCGGCTTTCGCTTCGCGGACCTGTTTCGCGACCTGGACCGTTTGCAGCAAGCGCGCGAGCTGGCCCGCGGGTTGGTGAGCGAAGACCCGCGGTTGCTCGCCCCAGAGCACGCGCGAACGCGCAGCGCCGTGCGGCGGGTGCTGGAGCAGGCCGTCGTGGCCGAGGAGTCGGGATGA
- the greA gene encoding transcription elongation factor GreA, protein MERVPMTPEGYAALKSELAELKAERPKISQQIGEAADHGDLKENAEYHAAREKQGMMEARIAVVEDQLSRAEVIDPATLGGDKVMFGAWVELEEVETGTTKVYRLVGSEESNVEKGYISVTSPVARALINREAGDEVSVKTPGGVRTYEITAVRWSAS, encoded by the coding sequence ATGGAACGGGTCCCCATGACACCCGAGGGCTATGCAGCCCTCAAGAGCGAACTGGCCGAACTCAAGGCCGAGCGCCCCAAGATCTCACAGCAGATCGGCGAGGCGGCAGATCATGGCGACCTGAAGGAGAACGCCGAGTACCACGCCGCCCGCGAGAAGCAGGGCATGATGGAAGCCCGCATCGCCGTGGTGGAAGACCAGCTCTCGCGCGCCGAGGTCATCGACCCGGCCACGCTGGGCGGCGACAAAGTCATGTTCGGCGCCTGGGTGGAGCTCGAAGAGGTGGAGACCGGGACCACCAAGGTCTACCGACTGGTGGGCTCCGAAGAGTCCAACGTGGAGAAGGGCTACATCTCCGTGACGTCGCCCGTGGCGCGCGCGCTCATCAACCGCGAGGCGGGCGACGAGGTCAGCGTGAAGACCCCCGGCGGCGTGCGGACGTACGAGATCACGGCCGTCCGCTGGTCGGCGTCCTGA
- a CDS encoding acetyl-CoA carboxylase carboxyltransferase subunit alpha encodes MELERRIDELRAAAGPGDDVGAEVSALQAQADRLQRELYAGLSEWQKVQLSRHPERPYFLDYLTAIFDDFLELHGDRAFADDPAIVSGFARLDGRAVAVIGHQKGRTTKEKVRRNFGMAHPEGYRKAVRIMELAGRYGRPVLTFIDTPGAYPGIGAEERGQGEAIGQALLTMSRLPVPVIATVIGEGGSGGALGLGVANRVLMFEYATYSVITPEGCASILWRDGSEAPKAAEQLKLLASHAMKHGIVDELIAEPPGGAHRDAAGSAQALGQALRRHLGELSSLSKAELIAQRYARFRNIGATTGG; translated from the coding sequence ATGGAGTTGGAGCGTCGCATCGACGAGCTGCGCGCGGCCGCAGGCCCGGGCGATGACGTCGGCGCGGAGGTCAGCGCGCTCCAGGCGCAGGCGGACAGGCTCCAGCGCGAGCTCTACGCGGGCCTCAGCGAGTGGCAGAAGGTGCAGCTCAGCCGCCACCCCGAGCGGCCGTACTTCCTCGACTACCTGACCGCCATCTTCGACGACTTCCTCGAGCTGCACGGCGACCGTGCCTTCGCGGATGATCCGGCCATCGTCAGCGGGTTCGCGCGGCTCGACGGGCGCGCGGTGGCCGTCATCGGTCACCAGAAGGGCCGCACCACCAAGGAGAAGGTGCGGCGCAACTTCGGCATGGCGCACCCCGAGGGGTACCGCAAGGCTGTGCGCATCATGGAGCTGGCGGGCCGCTATGGGCGCCCGGTGCTCACCTTCATCGATACGCCCGGCGCCTATCCAGGCATCGGCGCCGAGGAGCGCGGGCAGGGCGAGGCCATCGGGCAGGCGCTGCTCACCATGTCGCGGCTGCCGGTGCCGGTCATCGCCACCGTCATCGGGGAGGGTGGCTCGGGCGGAGCGCTGGGTCTCGGAGTGGCCAACCGTGTGCTCATGTTCGAGTACGCCACCTACAGCGTCATCACGCCCGAGGGCTGCGCCTCCATCCTCTGGAGGGACGGCAGCGAGGCCCCGAAGGCCGCCGAGCAGCTCAAGCTGCTGGCGTCCCACGCCATGAAGCACGGCATCGTGGACGAGCTCATCGCCGAGCCACCGGGCGGTGCGCACCGCGACGCAGCTGGGTCGGCGCAGGCGCTCGGGCAGGCGCTGCGGCGTCACCTCGGGGAGCTCTCGTCGCTCTCGAAGGCCGAGCTCATCGCCCAGCGCTACGCGCGCTTCCGCAACATCGGCGCCACCACGGGCGGCTGA
- a CDS encoding GAF domain-containing protein — protein sequence MARITIIGADGQQDRELLPHNTLGRHPNNTHQVLDRIVSKEHCHIDAVEGGYVLHDLGSLNGTFVNGARVGDHPLRDGDEIMMGSTRIIFRADEVARPEHSSSPPQRSATIEQQGFGATNPQGVASPEFHRPATAPSGGIVNAAAAAAALAAAAAAPRRRQASVTMAPGMVESHIRTKLDAVLEQSFVPAHMVTDPEVLRRDYEKLRVSYEMMRAIGVELDVDKLLTKILAAAFQILPADRGVILLYDDNKQLTPRCVQTKRQQAEGENVVLSTTIIDQVLRDKAAVLSSDASVDSRFSGAHSIIMQGIRSSMAVPLLHASEVFGIMLLDSQIAANAFNEKDLQLFQNVANQAAIAIQNSLFALRLEAEAVTRERFQRLLSPAIAEQVLSGKVEVKKYGEARPTTVLFSDIRGFTSMSESIPAREMVDMLNEYFELMVDIIFKYQGTLDKFVGDEIMALYGAPVSYGDDAVRAVRTALEMYQVLDQLNERRAVEGKSPIKIGIGINTGEVVAGYLGSSKALEYTVIGDSVNVGARLCSHAGAGECLISEWTYNEVKDYFEFDPPREIQAKGKAKPLQVYNVLRAKPQQGWDDRTASS from the coding sequence ATGGCCAGAATCACCATCATCGGAGCTGACGGTCAGCAAGACCGGGAACTGCTCCCGCACAACACCCTCGGACGCCACCCGAACAACACCCACCAGGTGTTGGATCGAATCGTGTCGAAGGAGCACTGCCACATCGACGCCGTCGAGGGTGGCTACGTGCTGCACGACCTCGGCTCGCTGAACGGCACCTTCGTCAACGGTGCCCGCGTGGGTGATCACCCCCTGCGCGACGGCGACGAGATCATGATGGGGTCCACCCGCATCATCTTCCGTGCGGATGAAGTGGCCCGCCCCGAGCACAGCTCGTCGCCCCCGCAGCGTTCGGCCACCATCGAGCAGCAGGGCTTCGGGGCCACCAACCCGCAGGGTGTCGCCTCCCCCGAATTCCATCGGCCCGCCACGGCGCCTTCGGGCGGGATCGTGAACGCCGCCGCTGCTGCCGCTGCCCTGGCCGCCGCAGCTGCTGCCCCGCGTCGCCGCCAGGCGTCGGTCACCATGGCGCCCGGCATGGTGGAGAGCCACATCCGCACCAAGCTGGATGCCGTGCTCGAGCAGTCGTTCGTGCCCGCGCACATGGTCACGGACCCGGAGGTGCTGCGCCGTGACTACGAGAAGCTGCGCGTCAGCTACGAGATGATGCGCGCCATCGGCGTGGAGCTCGACGTCGACAAGCTGCTCACCAAGATCCTGGCGGCCGCGTTCCAGATCTTGCCGGCCGACCGCGGCGTCATCCTGCTGTACGACGACAACAAGCAGCTCACCCCACGCTGCGTGCAGACCAAGCGTCAACAGGCCGAAGGCGAGAACGTGGTGCTCTCCACCACCATCATCGACCAGGTGCTGCGCGACAAGGCCGCCGTGCTCTCGAGCGACGCCTCGGTGGACTCGCGCTTCTCGGGAGCCCACTCCATCATCATGCAGGGCATCCGGTCCAGCATGGCCGTGCCCCTGCTGCACGCCAGCGAGGTGTTCGGCATCATGCTGCTGGACTCGCAGATCGCGGCCAACGCCTTCAACGAGAAGGACCTGCAGCTCTTCCAGAACGTGGCCAACCAGGCCGCCATCGCCATCCAGAACAGCCTCTTCGCGCTGCGTCTCGAGGCCGAGGCCGTCACGCGCGAGCGCTTCCAGCGCCTGCTCTCGCCCGCCATCGCCGAGCAGGTGCTGAGCGGCAAGGTGGAGGTCAAGAAGTACGGCGAGGCGCGCCCCACCACGGTGCTCTTCAGCGACATTCGCGGCTTCACGTCCATGAGCGAGTCCATCCCGGCGCGCGAGATGGTGGACATGCTCAACGAGTACTTCGAGCTGATGGTGGACATCATCTTCAAGTACCAGGGCACGCTCGACAAGTTCGTGGGCGACGAGATCATGGCGCTCTACGGCGCGCCCGTGTCCTACGGCGACGACGCCGTGCGCGCGGTGCGGACGGCGCTCGAGATGTACCAGGTGCTGGACCAGCTCAACGAGCGGCGCGCCGTGGAGGGCAAGTCGCCCATCAAGATCGGCATCGGCATCAACACGGGCGAGGTCGTCGCGGGCTACCTCGGCAGCTCCAAGGCGCTCGAGTACACCGTCATCGGCGACTCCGTGAACGTGGGCGCGCGGCTCTGCTCGCACGCCGGCGCGGGTGAGTGCCTGATCAGCGAGTGGACCTACAACGAAGTGAAGGACTACTTCGAGTTCGATCCCCCGCGTGAGATCCAGGCCAAGGGCAAGGCCAAGCCGCTGCAGGTCTACAACGTGCTCCGCGCCAAGCCCCAGCAGGGCTGGGACGACCGCACGGCCAGCAGCTGA
- the ybgF gene encoding tol-pal system protein YbgF, with the protein MTRLQLALALLLALASGCASASSSGPSGTTPAAAEVSDEARIAALEAERLRQDEEIRALRNELAIVRGEAETLRNSQASARVATISIRSGTPAATDESGRSSTDLTGTSQGDPGAGWIEPEAGEVVVEEPGPSDSRPRPVLRVRGVPTPAAPTMTIPSGESPPSFASGSGLPPLPTAGPVPVAPLPLPAQSAAGAPPSFAPSAGPLAASVASGGTMMVPVAPEPLTTVAPDTAVIAYRAALGHLRDRQYPEAVDAFDSFLGTHANHPYVANAHYWRAEAIYAQRRYRDALHAFEVFVQRHGSHTKVADALLKMGLCHARSGDTARARAMFRRVQQEYPDTVAARLASREEAS; encoded by the coding sequence GTGACTCGTCTCCAACTCGCACTCGCGCTCCTCTTGGCGCTCGCATCCGGATGCGCATCGGCCTCGTCCTCGGGGCCCTCCGGTACCACGCCGGCTGCGGCTGAGGTCTCGGACGAGGCGCGCATCGCGGCGCTCGAAGCCGAGCGACTGCGACAGGATGAAGAGATCCGCGCGCTGCGCAACGAGCTCGCCATCGTGCGCGGCGAGGCCGAGACGCTCCGAAACTCGCAGGCGTCGGCGCGCGTGGCCACCATCAGCATTCGCAGCGGCACCCCTGCGGCCACCGACGAGTCGGGGCGCTCCAGCACCGATCTCACGGGCACGAGCCAAGGAGACCCTGGGGCGGGCTGGATCGAGCCGGAAGCCGGTGAAGTGGTCGTGGAAGAGCCGGGCCCCTCCGACTCACGTCCCCGGCCGGTGCTCCGCGTGCGCGGCGTCCCGACGCCTGCAGCGCCGACCATGACCATCCCGAGCGGCGAGTCCCCGCCCAGCTTCGCGAGCGGCTCGGGCCTCCCTCCGCTGCCCACCGCTGGCCCGGTGCCGGTGGCTCCGCTGCCCCTCCCGGCCCAGAGCGCAGCGGGTGCGCCGCCGTCCTTCGCGCCGAGCGCCGGCCCGCTGGCCGCCTCCGTGGCGTCCGGTGGCACCATGATGGTGCCCGTCGCGCCCGAGCCGCTCACGACCGTGGCGCCGGACACCGCCGTCATCGCCTACCGCGCCGCCCTAGGTCACCTGCGTGACCGTCAGTACCCAGAGGCCGTGGACGCGTTCGACTCGTTCCTGGGGACCCACGCGAACCATCCGTATGTGGCCAACGCACACTACTGGCGCGCGGAGGCCATCTACGCACAGCGACGCTACCGCGATGCGCTGCATGCCTTCGAGGTCTTCGTCCAGCGCCACGGCAGCCACACGAAGGTGGCCGATGCCCTCCTAAAGATGGGCCTCTGTCACGCCCGCAGCGGCGACACCGCGCGCGCTCGCGCCATGTTCCGGCGGGTCCAGCAAGAATATCCAGACACCGTCGCGGCGCGCCTCGCGTCGCGGGAGGAAGCGTCATGA